In a genomic window of Octopus sinensis unplaced genomic scaffold, ASM634580v1 Contig14830, whole genome shotgun sequence:
- the LOC115230188 gene encoding homeobox protein engrailed-2-like — translation MTEYDCRGVCRVGATEEPSVGDIPAASDQDVGGDGRKVIRRRGVDAGPRIPHWDIEGVHSANKIWMAQQQAAFDKKKQENLIEQYKREQDYLENKALLGDKKAIYGISFLYEPPSGLVEKEVKNMRQEHARRKPYSRPQISLLELEFETNRYLTRERRWNISQQLRLSEKQIKIWFQNRRMKMRKMIARSKDRKD, via the exons ATGACAGAATATGATTGCCGTGGAGTCTGTCGAGTCGGGGCAACGGAGGAACCTTCTGTTGGGGATATTCCAGCCGCGAGTGATCAGGACGTTGGAGGTGATGGAAGAAAAGTCATTCGACGACGAGGAGTTGATGCAGGACCTCGAATTCCTCATTGGGACATTGAAGGAGTTCATTCAGCAAATAAG ATCTGGATGGCGCAACAACAAGCTGCATTCGATAAAAAGAAGCAAGAGAATCTAATCGAACAGTACAAGCGAGAACAAGATTACTTGGAAAACAAAGCTCTGTTAGGCGATAAGAAAGCAATTTACGGAATCAGTTTTCTGTACGAGCCTCCCTCAGGTCTTGTCGAGAAAGAAGTCA AAAACATGAGACAAGAACATGCTAGAAGAAAACCATATTCAAGGCCTCAAATATCATTACTGGAACTAGAATTTGAAACAAACCGATATCTAACAAGAGAACGGAGGTGGAATATTTCACAGCAGCTTAGACTCAgtgaaaaacaaatcaaaatttgGTTCCAAAACAGAAGAATGAAAATGCGCAAAATGATCGCTCGTTCAAAAGATCGGAAGGATTAG